Part of the Alteribacter lacisalsi genome, CGGAACAGAAAAAGCTCGGCCTGGACAGTCTGGTTACAGATTATTTACCGTACTTTGAGCTTGAAGACAAGCGATACAGGCAGATCACCATCAGGCACCTGCTGAGTCACACGTCCGGTCTGCCTGATGAAACACACTTTGACTGGGCCGATCCGGCAATGGACGATGGAGCACTCGAGCGGTATGTAACGAACATCAGTCACCAGACGCTTCTCCGTGAGCCCGGTTCGGCTTTTCACTACAGCAATATCGGCTTTGAGATTCTTGGTGACGTAATCCAAAAGGTAAGCGGAAGAACGTTCGAAAGGTATATGAAAGAGGAAATTCTTACACCGATCGGAATGATGGACAGCAGTTTTATGAAGGCAGACACGGAAGCGGAGCTCCTCACCTCACCGCACAGCCTCCATACACATACTTATTACGGACCGGAAGTGAATCCGATTTTCCCGTACAGCCGTTTTCATGCTCCGAGTTCAACGCTCTGCTCAAATGCCGTGGACCTGGCAACATACGGTTCGTTCCTCTTATCCAGGGGAAAAGAGATCATCTCTGATGAGGCATTTTCATCCATGACGGAAAAACACGGGGACACCGGATGGGGAGAAGCGGTTTCGAATGTGGGTCTTTCCTGGTTTCTTGGCACGTATAAAGGGCGGCGGATGTTCTCCCACAACGGTATGGACACAGGCTACCGCAGCAGCCTGATTGTTCTGCCGGAAGAAGATCTGTCGGTTGCGGTGATGATTAATGCCGATTACATCGGCACACGGGTTGTATGGCAAACGATTGTAGACGTATTCCTCGGTGAGCAGATTAAGGCCGTACCGGTATCTCTGGCCCGGCGTCTGGCAAAAACAATTGCAGAGGACGGTGAAGAGGCGGCAGAGGATGTGTTTGTAAGATTTGAGCAGCAGAAGTTTGAAGGATATCTGGTACTTGAAGGAGAGCTCAATTTTGCTGCCTATGAATTTTTCGAACGGGGACAAACAGAAGAAGGCATCTGCCTGCTGAAGATGGCAGCCCGCATTTTCCCGCAATCCTCCAACATTCAGGACAGCCTGGGGGAAATGCATGAAGCGAGGCAGGACATGCATACAGCGCTTCATCATTACAAAAAAGCAGTGGAGCTGGATCCTGAAAATAAAGAAGCAGCCGCAAATCTGGCTGCCTTGAATGAGAAAATGTAATCAGGCGATGAAGACCCGTGACGTTTCTTCTTCCACCCCGTTACATGCGATAAGGGCGAGGATCAGAGAAAGGCTGCACAGTCGTTTGATAGCGAATTGCTCCTTTTGGTGGTTTTTAAGCACGGTTGGGCTGTCATATTACGGACATACCCTCAGGTTCTTTGATCGAATCCATTTGATGGTATTTAAGAGGTGTAGTGTCCCTGAAATCGGTAGCTGGAAGGTGAAGAAGCCATTTTTTTAATCCCATCCTGAAAATAGGGCATCAGACGATCGGCTGTATCGAAGCTCACCCACTGAATGTCGGCGATTTCATCGGGCTGAACAATGGCAGGGGTGCCTTCTGCATGCGCTGCGAGAAACGTGAAAAATAGAACATGACTGTTTTTGGCTTCAAAAAACACTTCGTTTACGTGTAAAAGGGGACCGGGTGCGATTGATAAGCCCGTTTCTTCTGCCGCTTCCCGGACCACAGCCTGTTCCAGCGTTTCGCCTGCTTCGACACCGCCGCCGGGAAGAGACCAGCCGCTTCCGATGTTTTTGACCATCAGCACTTTATCTTCTATTTCGTGAAGAATAACCGCATGAACTGCGTCAATCCGTTTCATCGCTTTCATCTCCAATAAAATGAATTTACTGATAATTATGGTACCATAAGATTATCAGATGCAGTGAGGTGACCAGCATGCGTGTAAAGGGATTAAATCATCTTTGTTTTTCCGTATCGGATCTGGAGAGGTCTGTGGATTTTTACGAGCGTGTGTTTGAAGCGAAGCTGCTTGTAAAAGGACGGAGCACCGCCTACTTTGACGTGAATGGAATCTGGGTTGCTTTGAACGAAGAGAAGGACGTGCCGCGGGAACAAGCAGGCACTACCTATACCCATATGGCGTTTTCGGTGGAAGAAGAGGATTTCGATGCGGTGAAGGAAAAGCTCCACTCGCTGAACGTGAACGTGCTGGCAGGCCGTGAGCGTGCGGCTGATGACGGTCGGTCGATCTATTTTACCGACCTCGACGGACACAAGTTTGAGTTTCACGCAGGCACCCTCGAGCAGCGGCTTAACTACTACAGGCGGGAGAAACCGCATATGACGTTTTATGAATAGGGAGTTTTTAATATGGACAAAAAGAACAGTCTCTGGGAAAACCAGTATCTCAAGACCGGCCAGCTCTGGGCTTCTGAGCCTGAAGCAGCCCTTGCAAAGTACGTGTCTCTCGTGTCAAAGGACAAAAAAGTGCTCGATCTTGGCATGGGCGAGGGGAGAAATGCGCTTTATTTTGCCGGACAGGGTTTCAAAGTGGCAGGCACCGACTTCTCCACAACGGCGGTAGAGCGCTGTAAGGAAAAAGCGGAGCAACTCGGCCTTGAGGTACACATGTCAGCAGGCAATTTAAAAGATTACGAAATCGCCCCCGAGAGCTGCTCGCTCATCATCATGGCGAACGTGCTGAATTTTTTCCGGGATCGCGAGATTGACATGATACTGAAAAAGGTGGAGCAAGGTCTGCAGGACGGCGGACTTCTTTATCTGAACGTATTTGACTCATACGAGCCAGGCATGCAGAAGCTGAAGGAACACGGAAGCGAGGTGGCTCCTGGCACTTTTTACCGGAAGCAGACGGACAGTTATGTTCATTTTTTTACGTGTGAAGAGCTCGAGGAGAAGCTTGAGCGTTTTGAGACGATCCATAAAAGCGACTATCAGTCTCTTGATCTCTCGCACGGTGAGCCGCACGTGCATTCAGGCGTCGAGCTGCTTGTTCGGAGGAAATGCCAGCCGTTTGTCTAAGAAAGCAGTTAGAATAAAGCCGGATTCAAGTAGTAATGAGACATAAATTGTCAGCTGAGTAAACTCCTGAACCACTATTCCCAATTTGAGGTGAAACCATATGAAACCTTTCTGCAACCCGTTTGAGCATTAGCTCGTTTGATCCCGTGGCCCTCCTTTACGTGTGTAGAAAAAGTGCTTCAGTTACACACTTAAAGGGGGACAACCACTATGCACAGTCAGCTCAAACTCTTACTTACCGGAAGAATTATTACCAATCTCGCCGACAGCTTCTACTTAATTGCGGCGGTATGGTACGTATCCGTCACGACAGCCTCACCGTTTCTAGTAGGCCTTACCGGCGCTGTGGCCACTATGCCGGCCGTGCTCTCGTTTCTTCAGGGACCGCTTATTGACCGGTATGAAAAACGAACTATTCTTGTCATCGCCATGCTCGTACAGGCCGTCTGTACCGTGGCGATGATGGCAGCCTTTTTAACCGGACAGCTCTCAATCCCGCTGCTTCTCGTTCTGCTTTTTACAGCGCTCATGGCATCCAGCATCATGACCCCCACAGAGAACACCTTAATCAAGCGATGGGCAAAAAAAGATGAACTCACGAAGGTGAACAGCTGGTTTTCGTTCTCCTATCAGACCGTCGATATGATCGGCGATGCGCTGGCAGGTATTATGGTGGCTTTAATCGGCGTCGGGCTTATTTTTGGCGCCAATGCTGCCGTTCTGTTTACGATCGCAGTCGTGTTTCTATTGTTTATGAAGCGGGACCGGATCAGAGAAAATACTTCTGCGGCTTCATTTCTGAAAAACTACCAGACGGACTTTACTGAAGGTTTCCGCTTCGTCCGAGGCCGGCGGACACTGCTTGCTGTTTTTGCCGGGATCATTATTATGAACGTATCTGGTGCGATGGGGCTTGCGATGATTCCTGCTTTCGCCGAAGCGCCGGAGCAATACGGTTTCTGGCTTATGGCGACTTCAGCCGGTGGTCTTACCGGCACCGTTGTTTCATCAAAGTTGAAACATATCCCGATTAACCGGCTGTTTCCGGTGCTTGGTCTTGGCATCGGCGTGGCGTGGGTGGCAGCCTTCACCATTCAGGTCACGATCGTTCCGTTTCTCCTTTTTGCGCTGGCCTGGATGGGGATCGGCATGTTCGGTGTCTATCTGCCCACCTTGATACAAGTGAACATTCCAGAAGAAAAGCTCGGTATCGGCTTCAGCTTTCTCTTCTCGTTTCTCGCATCACTCACACCGGCCGCTTTTCTTGCAGGCGGTATGCTGGGTGAGTGGCTCGGTCCAGGGGCGGTTCTGATGATGAGCGGCTCCGGCTATCTGCTGTTCTGCCTTTACATGTTGCTGCATCCGCGGATGCGCAGGCTTGGAAATCTGGTGGAGGAATCGTTTGATTATTAGTATTGGAGCTCCCTGAGAGGGGAGCTTTTTTAGTTGAAGTGAGCAGGCGGGGGATCTGGGATTTATTTTACCTGATAAGGGAATTAGCAAGAGCCTTATGGGAATTAGCTTTCGCATACCCGGGAAAAGGAAATTACAGGAGGGATTTTATGATCGGGAA contains:
- a CDS encoding serine hydrolase, translating into MQNHQLTDTLNVLLEEMMKNEPIPGLAVSVVKDGQVMMAKGFGVKNRDSQEPVTERSLFHMASVSKTFAALAVVRLAEQKKLGLDSLVTDYLPYFELEDKRYRQITIRHLLSHTSGLPDETHFDWADPAMDDGALERYVTNISHQTLLREPGSAFHYSNIGFEILGDVIQKVSGRTFERYMKEEILTPIGMMDSSFMKADTEAELLTSPHSLHTHTYYGPEVNPIFPYSRFHAPSSTLCSNAVDLATYGSFLLSRGKEIISDEAFSSMTEKHGDTGWGEAVSNVGLSWFLGTYKGRRMFSHNGMDTGYRSSLIVLPEEDLSVAVMINADYIGTRVVWQTIVDVFLGEQIKAVPVSLARRLAKTIAEDGEEAAEDVFVRFEQQKFEGYLVLEGELNFAAYEFFERGQTEEGICLLKMAARIFPQSSNIQDSLGEMHEARQDMHTALHHYKKAVELDPENKEAAANLAALNEKM
- a CDS encoding NUDIX hydrolase, producing the protein MKRIDAVHAVILHEIEDKVLMVKNIGSGWSLPGGGVEAGETLEQAVVREAAEETGLSIAPGPLLHVNEVFFEAKNSHVLFFTFLAAHAEGTPAIVQPDEIADIQWVSFDTADRLMPYFQDGIKKMASSPSSYRFQGHYTS
- the fosB gene encoding metallothiol transferase FosB, producing MRVKGLNHLCFSVSDLERSVDFYERVFEAKLLVKGRSTAYFDVNGIWVALNEEKDVPREQAGTTYTHMAFSVEEEDFDAVKEKLHSLNVNVLAGRERAADDGRSIYFTDLDGHKFEFHAGTLEQRLNYYRREKPHMTFYE
- a CDS encoding class I SAM-dependent methyltransferase, with amino-acid sequence MDKKNSLWENQYLKTGQLWASEPEAALAKYVSLVSKDKKVLDLGMGEGRNALYFAGQGFKVAGTDFSTTAVERCKEKAEQLGLEVHMSAGNLKDYEIAPESCSLIIMANVLNFFRDREIDMILKKVEQGLQDGGLLYLNVFDSYEPGMQKLKEHGSEVAPGTFYRKQTDSYVHFFTCEELEEKLERFETIHKSDYQSLDLSHGEPHVHSGVELLVRRKCQPFV
- a CDS encoding MFS transporter; the protein is MHSQLKLLLTGRIITNLADSFYLIAAVWYVSVTTASPFLVGLTGAVATMPAVLSFLQGPLIDRYEKRTILVIAMLVQAVCTVAMMAAFLTGQLSIPLLLVLLFTALMASSIMTPTENTLIKRWAKKDELTKVNSWFSFSYQTVDMIGDALAGIMVALIGVGLIFGANAAVLFTIAVVFLLFMKRDRIRENTSAASFLKNYQTDFTEGFRFVRGRRTLLAVFAGIIIMNVSGAMGLAMIPAFAEAPEQYGFWLMATSAGGLTGTVVSSKLKHIPINRLFPVLGLGIGVAWVAAFTIQVTIVPFLLFALAWMGIGMFGVYLPTLIQVNIPEEKLGIGFSFLFSFLASLTPAAFLAGGMLGEWLGPGAVLMMSGSGYLLFCLYMLLHPRMRRLGNLVEESFDY